From Companilactobacillus heilongjiangensis, one genomic window encodes:
- a CDS encoding SLAP domain-containing protein: protein MIKYMGITAATLLAVAPIAMPVISSATETTVKADAASGVNQADVQKWLGEVKNQVTIKSGNNLVRTEDMEMGYVMGSDGIFSYGTDQLTPQSPVFDRYADASKNLTNDLFASFNDNANGDDLFFNNRNIGVLMTATANDGSISGNLKPADINKVLQSGAGVTFHVKLAYVAGEPKGSDFYGNDATPTILGSKDVVVTVGTSSENTGDQNNQKQATGINYDGIYSTTVNAKLYDGNGKATSAILPKNSLWKIDRKLTADGTTYYRVAPNEWIKENDGIQIFPDVATVTTSRQAKLYTAAGKVITDRVLAPNTSWYTDRVGIVNNENMRRVATDEWVSFNDLKASGNIAVGTN from the coding sequence ATGATTAAATATATGGGGATTACCGCTGCTACATTGTTGGCCGTTGCACCAATTGCTATGCCTGTGATTAGTTCAGCTACTGAAACTACTGTTAAGGCTGATGCAGCCAGTGGAGTTAATCAAGCCGATGTTCAAAAGTGGTTAGGCGAAGTTAAGAATCAAGTTACTATTAAGTCCGGAAACAATCTTGTGAGAACTGAAGATATGGAAATGGGATATGTCATGGGTTCTGACGGTATTTTTAGTTATGGAACTGATCAATTAACACCACAAAGTCCTGTTTTTGATAGATATGCTGATGCATCTAAAAATTTAACAAATGATTTATTTGCTAGTTTTAATGACAATGCTAATGGTGATGATTTATTCTTTAACAACCGTAATATTGGGGTTCTCATGACAGCCACTGCTAATGATGGCAGTATTTCTGGAAACTTAAAACCAGCCGATATTAATAAAGTATTGCAAAGTGGAGCCGGCGTTACTTTCCATGTAAAACTTGCCTATGTTGCTGGAGAACCAAAAGGTAGTGATTTTTATGGTAATGATGCTACCCCTACTATCTTAGGTTCTAAAGACGTTGTTGTAACTGTTGGTACAAGTTCTGAAAATACTGGAGATCAAAACAATCAAAAACAAGCAACCGGAATCAACTATGATGGAATATACTCAACAACAGTTAATGCCAAGTTATATGATGGAAACGGTAAAGCCACTTCTGCTATATTGCCAAAGAATTCACTTTGGAAAATTGACAGAAAGTTAACAGCTGATGGTACAACGTATTATCGTGTTGCTCCAAATGAATGGATTAAGGAAAACGATGGTATTCAAATTTTTCCAGATGTTGCAACTGTAACGACTAGCAGACAAGCAAAACTTTATACAGCAGCCGGAAAAGTAATCACTGACCGTGTTTTGGCTCCAAACACTTCATGGTATACAGATAGAGTTGGTATAGTTAATAATGAAAATATGAGACGTGTCGCTACCGATGAGTGGGTTTCATTTAACGATTTGAAAGCTTCCGGTAATATTGCCGTGGGGACTAATTAA
- a CDS encoding sulfite exporter TauE/SafE family protein, protein MDKIILYVLVIVFSNTVGAISGMGGGVIIKPVLDAVSHDPLVAINFYSSFAVFIMSIVSTIKNTKKNIDMNWGEVLYLSMGSLFGGKLGDWLFMFLKGILDNDKMLNLVQIIVVVISLILALLFSKNSGWKFSKRTSTILFLLSGVFLGTLSTFLGIGGGPINVALLIFVFNFDAKKAAIYSIASIFFSQFMKLSSLVPVLHKLPIDLHLLPFIMVSAIVGGYLGSTISAKASNKFVLNLYKVVVVFVIGLNIYNGLIILNII, encoded by the coding sequence ATGGATAAAATCATCTTATATGTTTTAGTAATTGTTTTTTCAAATACCGTCGGCGCAATTTCTGGTATGGGTGGCGGCGTGATTATTAAGCCCGTTTTGGATGCTGTCAGTCATGATCCACTGGTTGCAATCAACTTTTATTCCAGTTTTGCCGTTTTTATCATGTCAATTGTCTCCACAATCAAGAATACCAAGAAAAATATTGATATGAATTGGGGTGAAGTGCTGTATCTTTCGATGGGTTCACTATTTGGTGGGAAGTTGGGAGATTGGTTGTTCATGTTTCTCAAAGGTATTTTGGATAATGATAAAATGCTTAATCTCGTTCAAATTATTGTCGTTGTAATCAGTTTAATATTGGCACTGCTATTTTCTAAAAATAGTGGCTGGAAATTTTCCAAACGTACTTCAACGATTCTCTTCCTATTAAGTGGTGTTTTTCTAGGAACACTTTCAACATTCTTAGGTATCGGTGGAGGACCAATAAATGTAGCACTGCTGATTTTTGTCTTCAACTTTGATGCTAAAAAGGCAGCTATTTATTCCATTGCTTCAATTTTCTTCTCACAGTTTATGAAGTTGAGTTCACTCGTACCTGTGTTACATAAATTGCCAATTGATTTACATTTACTACCATTTATAATGGTTTCAGCGATTGTCGGTGGTTATCTAGGATCAACTATCAGTGCGAAAGCATCGAATAAATTTGTGCTCAATTTGTATAAAGTCGTTGTTGTCTTTGTAATTGGACTGAATATTTATAATGGCTTGATTATTTTGAATATTATCTAA
- the murQ gene encoding N-acetylmuramic acid 6-phosphate etherase, producing MNVDDVTKLKTESRNPKTTNIGNMNGHKVAQLINSEDFAVAEAIEKVTGSIGDAIEQASIKFQNGGRLIYIGAGTSGRLGALDAIELTPTYGVPATRAFGLLAGGKKAMYEAVEGAEDSKELALEDLKNVNLNSNDVVISLSASGRTPYALSAIEYGNEIGSLTIAVICNPDSPMAKTSNIAVAPVVGPEVVTGSTRMKAGSAQKMILNIISTGIMIKSGYVYENLMINVQPTNEKLVARSIGIIEQILKVKEEVAREIFNNSHKNIAVGLIMFKLNLSYEEAINLFEKNQRNIHKIAGMDK from the coding sequence ATGAATGTAGATGACGTAACAAAGTTGAAGACTGAATCTCGTAATCCCAAGACAACTAATATCGGCAATATGAACGGTCACAAAGTTGCACAATTAATTAATAGTGAAGATTTTGCAGTAGCTGAAGCAATTGAAAAAGTTACAGGATCAATTGGTGATGCAATTGAACAAGCTTCGATTAAATTTCAAAATGGGGGTCGTTTGATCTATATCGGTGCAGGAACTTCAGGCCGATTGGGTGCCTTAGACGCAATTGAATTAACTCCAACTTATGGTGTGCCAGCTACTAGAGCTTTTGGTCTTCTTGCAGGGGGCAAGAAAGCCATGTATGAAGCCGTTGAGGGTGCTGAGGATTCTAAAGAGCTTGCACTGGAAGATTTAAAAAATGTAAATCTTAATTCTAATGATGTAGTTATTAGTTTGTCAGCAAGTGGTCGCACACCGTATGCTTTATCAGCAATTGAATATGGAAATGAGATTGGTAGTTTAACTATTGCAGTCATTTGCAATCCTGATAGTCCAATGGCTAAAACAAGCAATATTGCAGTCGCACCAGTAGTGGGTCCAGAAGTTGTTACTGGTTCAACAAGAATGAAAGCTGGATCAGCACAAAAAATGATTTTAAATATTATCTCCACGGGAATAATGATTAAATCCGGTTACGTTTATGAAAATTTAATGATAAATGTTCAACCAACAAATGAAAAACTAGTTGCTAGGTCAATTGGTATTATTGAACAAATCCTAAAGGTTAAAGAAGAAGTCGCACGAGAAATTTTTAATAACTCACATAAGAATATTGCAGTTGGACTTATTATGTTTAAACTCAATTTGTCTTATGAGGAAGCTATTAATCTATTTGAAAAGAATCAAAGAAATATCCATAAGATTGCGGGTATGGATAAGTAG